A stretch of Anaeromyxobacter dehalogenans 2CP-1 DNA encodes these proteins:
- a CDS encoding cytochrome c3 family protein — protein MNRIVPVIAAALLAACGAKSSKTVTAAAAEQPAVEFTHEAHIMAEVACLDCHSGIDKATRLEPKRHVSVSCSDCHDDARGQVKVPERVKQVRFTFSHQDHLAKVKDCKTCHQALPEPGDKEIKAPPMAACTSCHNHQMDFAQAKCTPCHTDLKGFVPESAFAHTGDWLRTHGNSSRTSAQTCAACHDQTYCATCHASQTTPALPSSIFPEEVKRDFIHRGDYVSRHMIEAGANPASCRRCHGSPFCDSCHTQQNLTMKSLTPFPVHPAGWASDKASGHFHGDAARRDITSCAGCHDNGASAVCVACHQVGGLATKSPHPKSFARKHDAGDRRSNAMCAACHHGA, from the coding sequence ATGAACCGGATCGTCCCGGTGATCGCGGCCGCGCTGCTGGCGGCCTGCGGCGCGAAGAGCAGCAAGACGGTGACCGCGGCGGCGGCGGAGCAGCCGGCCGTCGAGTTCACGCACGAGGCGCACATCATGGCCGAGGTGGCCTGCCTCGACTGCCACTCCGGCATCGACAAGGCCACGCGGCTCGAGCCCAAGCGCCACGTCAGCGTGAGCTGCTCGGACTGCCACGACGACGCGCGCGGCCAGGTGAAGGTGCCTGAGCGGGTGAAGCAGGTGCGGTTCACGTTCTCGCACCAGGACCACCTGGCGAAGGTGAAGGACTGCAAGACCTGCCACCAGGCGCTGCCCGAGCCCGGCGACAAGGAGATCAAGGCGCCGCCCATGGCCGCCTGCACCTCCTGCCACAACCACCAGATGGACTTCGCGCAGGCGAAGTGCACGCCCTGCCACACCGACCTGAAGGGCTTCGTGCCAGAGTCGGCCTTCGCGCACACGGGCGACTGGCTCCGGACGCACGGCAACTCCTCGCGGACCAGCGCGCAGACCTGCGCTGCCTGCCACGACCAGACCTACTGCGCGACGTGCCACGCGTCGCAGACCACGCCGGCCCTTCCCTCCTCGATCTTCCCGGAGGAGGTGAAGCGCGACTTCATCCACCGCGGCGACTACGTGTCGCGCCACATGATCGAGGCGGGCGCGAACCCGGCCAGCTGCCGCCGCTGCCACGGCAGCCCGTTCTGTGACTCCTGCCACACGCAGCAGAACCTGACCATGAAGTCGCTCACGCCGTTCCCGGTGCACCCGGCCGGCTGGGCCAGCGACAAGGCCAGCGGCCACTTCCACGGCGACGCGGCCCGGCGCGACATCACCTCGTGCGCCGGCTGCCACGACAACGGCGCCTCCGCGGTGTGCGTCGCCTGCCACCAGGTGGGCGGCCTCGCGACGAAGAGCCCGCACCCGAAGTCCTTCGCGCGCAAGCACGACGCCGGCGACCGCCGGTCGAACGCGATGTGCGCGGCCTGCCACCACGGGGCGTAG
- a CDS encoding UDP-N-acetylmuramate--L-alanine ligase: protein MIDWKSVKRIHLIGVAGTGMGSFAGMLKAAGYQVTGSDENVYPPMSTQLERWGIEAMTPYAAANLDRARPDLVVVGNVVRSVNAEAAAVRERGLPHVSFPAALGELFIGPRHGVVVVGTHGKTTTSAMMGFVLHHAGRDPSFLVGGVTRDFDSNFRLGSGPHFVVEGDEYDTAYFDKGPKFLHYRPRTAIFTSCELDHADIYRDEAHYESAFERFADLLPPDGFLATCAAYESVRRISARARCRIETYGVDVAGADWEARGLSLGPDGARFTLVRRGAPLAEVHLPVGGAHNVENALGVAAAATALGLSPAEIAAGLGAFHGVRRRQEVRGTAGGVTVIDDFAHHPRAVKKTLAAVRGSFPGARMLAAFEPRSNTSRRNLHQADYSDPATWSGAAEVFILRPAPTDRVPEAERLDVDAVVRALAAHGLPARVFDAVDPLVEAIAADARPGDVAVAMSNGAFGGIWGKLLARVGR, encoded by the coding sequence GTGATCGACTGGAAGAGCGTGAAGCGCATCCACCTCATCGGCGTGGCGGGCACCGGCATGGGCTCGTTCGCGGGCATGCTGAAGGCCGCCGGCTACCAGGTCACCGGCTCGGACGAGAACGTCTACCCGCCCATGTCCACCCAGCTCGAGCGCTGGGGCATCGAGGCGATGACGCCGTACGCGGCCGCGAACCTCGACCGCGCCCGGCCCGACCTGGTGGTGGTGGGAAACGTGGTGCGGTCGGTGAACGCGGAGGCGGCGGCGGTGCGCGAGCGGGGCCTGCCGCACGTGTCCTTCCCGGCGGCGCTGGGCGAGCTGTTCATCGGGCCCCGCCACGGCGTGGTGGTGGTGGGCACGCACGGCAAGACCACCACCTCCGCGATGATGGGCTTCGTGCTGCACCACGCCGGCCGCGATCCGTCCTTCCTGGTCGGCGGCGTGACCCGCGACTTCGACTCCAACTTCCGCCTGGGGAGCGGTCCGCACTTCGTCGTCGAAGGCGACGAGTACGACACCGCCTACTTCGACAAGGGGCCGAAGTTCCTCCACTACCGCCCGCGCACCGCGATCTTCACGAGCTGCGAGCTGGACCACGCCGACATCTACCGGGACGAGGCGCACTACGAGTCGGCGTTCGAGCGGTTCGCCGACCTGCTCCCGCCGGACGGCTTCCTGGCCACCTGCGCCGCGTACGAGAGCGTGCGCCGCATCTCCGCCCGGGCGCGGTGCCGGATCGAGACCTACGGCGTCGACGTCGCCGGCGCCGACTGGGAGGCGCGCGGCCTGTCGCTCGGGCCCGACGGCGCCCGCTTCACGCTGGTGCGCCGGGGCGCGCCGCTCGCCGAGGTCCACCTGCCGGTGGGCGGGGCGCACAACGTGGAGAACGCGCTCGGGGTCGCCGCCGCGGCCACCGCGCTCGGGCTCTCCCCCGCCGAGATCGCCGCCGGGCTGGGCGCGTTCCACGGCGTGCGCCGCCGGCAGGAGGTGCGCGGCACGGCGGGCGGGGTGACGGTGATCGACGACTTCGCGCACCACCCGCGCGCGGTGAAGAAGACGCTGGCGGCGGTGCGGGGGAGCTTCCCCGGCGCCCGCATGCTGGCCGCGTTCGAGCCGCGCTCCAACACCAGCCGCCGCAACCTGCACCAGGCCGACTACTCCGATCCGGCCACCTGGTCCGGCGCGGCCGAGGTGTTCATCCTGCGCCCGGCCCCGACCGACCGCGTCCCGGAGGCGGAGCGGCTGGACGTGGACGCGGTGGTGCGCGCGCTCGCGGCGCACGGGCTGCCCGCGCGCGTGTTCGACGCGGTGGATCCCCTGGTCGAGGCCATCGCGGCCGACGCGCGCCCCGGCGACGTAGCGGTCGCCATGTCGAACGGCGCCTTCGGCGGAATCTGGGGCAAGCTGCTCGCGCGCGTCGGGCGCTGA
- a CDS encoding serine hydrolase domain-containing protein — translation MSAALPPVAAVLDAGARERVAPALSAAVLRDGRLVHASWHGELSGPAPRALRRDDLFDVASLTKVIATATLAAQLVEEGALDLDAPVAARLPGFEAGGKAGVTARHLLAHASGLPRWRPYFERVAADPVAGAAFLPPGRRPPPAALTGPFARGRALVREAVLAEPLEAAPGARAVYCDPGFIALGLLVEALGGAPLAALAERRVFRPLGLGATFFLDGVDPAAAAVRSAGRAFVPTGACPRRGAAALQGEVNDDNAWAMGGAAGHAGVFSTAPEVAALGQAWLDALEGRPSVVPARAAAAFAERDPTPGSERALGWDTPSRGASSLGGRLGRGPRGALGHLGFTGTSLWIDRDARLVCALLTNHVHPSGQSDRPRIRAFRQRFHDAVAEALGIG, via the coding sequence GTGAGCGCCGCGCTCCCGCCGGTCGCGGCCGTGCTGGACGCGGGCGCGCGCGAGCGCGTCGCCCCGGCGCTCTCTGCGGCGGTGCTCCGCGACGGGCGGCTGGTCCACGCGAGCTGGCACGGCGAGCTGTCCGGCCCGGCCCCGCGCGCGCTGCGGCGCGACGACCTGTTCGACGTGGCCTCCCTCACCAAGGTGATCGCGACCGCCACGCTCGCCGCGCAGCTCGTGGAGGAGGGCGCGCTCGACCTCGACGCGCCCGTGGCCGCCCGGCTCCCGGGGTTCGAGGCCGGCGGGAAGGCCGGGGTCACCGCGCGCCACCTGCTCGCGCACGCGAGCGGCCTGCCGCGCTGGCGGCCGTACTTCGAGCGCGTCGCCGCGGATCCCGTGGCCGGCGCCGCGTTCCTGCCCCCGGGGCGCCGCCCCCCGCCGGCCGCGCTGACCGGCCCGTTCGCGCGCGGGCGCGCGCTCGTGCGCGAGGCGGTGCTGGCGGAGCCGCTCGAGGCCGCGCCCGGCGCGCGCGCCGTCTACTGCGACCCCGGGTTCATCGCGCTCGGGCTGCTCGTCGAGGCGCTCGGGGGCGCGCCGCTCGCCGCGCTCGCCGAACGCCGGGTGTTCCGGCCGCTCGGGCTCGGCGCCACGTTCTTCCTCGACGGCGTCGATCCGGCCGCCGCGGCCGTCCGGTCGGCCGGCCGCGCCTTCGTCCCGACCGGTGCGTGCCCGCGGCGCGGCGCGGCGGCGCTGCAGGGCGAGGTGAACGACGACAACGCCTGGGCCATGGGCGGCGCCGCCGGGCACGCGGGCGTGTTCTCCACCGCGCCCGAGGTGGCGGCGCTCGGCCAGGCCTGGCTGGACGCGCTGGAGGGCCGCCCCTCGGTGGTGCCGGCGCGCGCCGCCGCCGCGTTCGCCGAGCGCGATCCGACCCCCGGCAGCGAGCGCGCCCTGGGCTGGGACACGCCCAGCCGCGGCGCCTCGTCGCTGGGCGGCCGGCTCGGGAGAGGGCCGCGCGGCGCGCTCGGCCACCTCGGGTTCACCGGGACGTCGCTCTGGATCGACCGCGACGCCCGCCTGGTGTGCGCGCTGCTCACCAACCACGTCCACCCCTCCGGCCAGAGCGACCGGCCGCGGATCCGCGCCTTCCGGCAGCGCTTCCACGACGCGGTGGCGGAGGCGCTGGGGATCGGGTAG
- a CDS encoding S66 peptidase family protein encodes MRLPPLLRRGDPVRVIAPSSPFEPELLARGVAVLRDRLGLEPRMRADLGARARYLAGDDARRLEEWREAVADPDARAIFCARGGFGASRLLPEVDPAPLLERPKVLVGFSDVCALHAALNRAGLATVHGPVLTQLGRAPEAAVAQLEALLLGGAPRPDPWAPPAAGAGLPGTATVRAGRAAGPLLGGSLTLLAHLCGTPFAPRLDGALLLLEDVGEKPYRLDRYLTQLRLAGALDGVAGVALGHFTECDAAGVRGADVVRERVAGLGVPVAEGFPVGHEDANFSVPLGARATLVAPGPGEEGAPRLLFDGWWAREGEGAAR; translated from the coding sequence GTGCGCCTCCCCCCGCTGCTGCGCCGCGGCGACCCCGTCCGCGTCATCGCGCCGTCGAGCCCCTTCGAGCCGGAGCTGCTCGCCCGCGGCGTGGCCGTCCTCCGCGACCGGCTCGGGCTCGAGCCGCGCATGCGCGCCGACCTGGGGGCGCGGGCGCGCTACCTCGCCGGCGACGACGCCCGGCGGCTGGAGGAGTGGCGCGAGGCGGTCGCGGACCCGGACGCACGGGCGATCTTCTGCGCGCGCGGCGGGTTCGGGGCGAGCCGGCTGCTCCCCGAGGTGGACCCGGCGCCCCTGCTCGAGCGGCCCAAGGTGCTGGTGGGCTTCTCCGACGTGTGCGCGCTGCACGCCGCGCTCAACCGCGCCGGCCTCGCCACCGTCCACGGCCCGGTGCTGACGCAGCTCGGCCGGGCGCCGGAGGCCGCGGTCGCGCAGCTCGAGGCCCTGCTGCTGGGAGGCGCGCCGCGCCCGGATCCGTGGGCGCCGCCCGCGGCGGGGGCCGGGCTGCCCGGGACGGCCACGGTGAGGGCGGGCCGCGCGGCGGGGCCGCTGCTCGGCGGCTCGCTGACCCTGCTGGCGCACCTGTGCGGCACGCCGTTCGCGCCGCGGCTGGACGGCGCGCTGCTCCTGCTCGAGGACGTGGGGGAGAAGCCGTACCGCCTCGATCGCTACCTGACGCAGCTCCGGCTGGCCGGCGCGCTGGACGGGGTGGCGGGGGTGGCGCTGGGTCATTTCACGGAATGTGACGCCGCGGGGGTGCGCGGCGCCGACGTGGTCCGGGAGCGGGTCGCGGGCCTCGGGGTGCCGGTGGCGGAGGGCTTCCCGGTGGGACACGAGGACGCGAACTTCTCGGTCCCGCTCGGCGCCCGGGCGACGCTGGTCGCGCCCGGGCCCGGCGAGGAGGGCGCGCCGCGGCTGCTGTTCGACGGCTGGTGGGCCCGCGAAGGCGAGGGCGCCGCCCGGTGA
- the acs gene encoding acetate--CoA ligase, whose translation MSSKKTQLEGEVFYPSAEVATQARVPDWAALAKRADEDLEGFWAAEAEELEWYRKWDKVLDASEKPFYRWFKGAQTNIVHNCLDRHQRTWRKNKLSLVWVGEKGEVRTYSYFALNRDVSKFANVLKAMGVKKGDRVTIYMPRIPEIVIAMLAAAKIGAIHSVVYGGFSVDALQGRIEDSESKVVITADGGFMNGKIVELKKTVDDAVRRCPTVETVIVVQRTAHEVRMEAGRDYWYHELMKLPLAAGVCPTEVMDSTDPLYILYTSGTTGKPKGLIHGHGGYQVGIYSTLKYVFDIKDEDRYWCAADPGWVTGHSYIVYGPLLMGATTFMYEGAPTYPYPNRWWSLVEKYGITILYTAPTAIRGLMRFGESWPNRHDLSTLRLLGSVGEPINPEAWKWYHRVIGKGRCPVMDTWWQTETGMFMITPVPTLPLKPGSAAKPFFGQQVSILDDNGKAVPDGEEGFLVLERPWPAMAMTVYKDPERFVKTYWEKYPGRYMAGDAAKRDADGYYWVIGRTDDVIKVSGYRLGTAEIESALVSHPAIAEAAVIGLPHEVKGQAIHCYCLLRQGFKPSPELEDEVKQHVAQHLGPIVRPEKVTFVDSLPKTRSGKIMRRVLKARAQGLPEGDVSTLEE comes from the coding sequence ATGAGCTCGAAGAAGACGCAGCTGGAAGGTGAGGTCTTCTACCCCTCCGCCGAGGTGGCCACGCAGGCGCGCGTGCCGGACTGGGCCGCGCTGGCGAAGCGCGCCGACGAGGACCTGGAGGGCTTCTGGGCCGCGGAGGCCGAGGAGCTCGAGTGGTACCGGAAGTGGGACAAGGTCCTCGACGCCTCCGAGAAGCCGTTCTACCGCTGGTTCAAGGGCGCGCAGACCAACATCGTCCACAACTGCCTGGACCGCCACCAGCGCACCTGGCGCAAGAACAAGCTCTCGCTGGTGTGGGTGGGCGAGAAGGGCGAGGTCCGGACGTACTCGTATTTCGCGCTGAACCGCGACGTGTCCAAGTTCGCGAACGTCCTGAAGGCCATGGGCGTGAAGAAGGGCGACCGCGTCACCATCTACATGCCCCGCATCCCCGAGATCGTGATCGCCATGCTGGCGGCCGCGAAGATCGGCGCCATCCACTCGGTGGTGTACGGCGGGTTCTCGGTGGACGCGCTGCAGGGCCGCATCGAGGACTCGGAGTCGAAGGTCGTGATCACCGCCGACGGCGGGTTCATGAACGGGAAGATCGTCGAGCTGAAGAAGACGGTGGACGACGCCGTCCGCCGCTGCCCGACGGTGGAGACCGTGATCGTGGTCCAGCGCACCGCGCACGAGGTCCGCATGGAGGCGGGCCGCGACTACTGGTACCACGAACTGATGAAGCTCCCCCTCGCCGCGGGCGTCTGCCCGACCGAGGTGATGGACTCCACCGACCCGCTCTACATCCTCTACACCTCCGGCACCACCGGGAAGCCGAAGGGGCTCATCCACGGGCACGGCGGCTACCAGGTCGGCATCTACTCCACGCTCAAGTACGTCTTCGACATCAAGGACGAGGACCGCTACTGGTGCGCGGCGGATCCGGGCTGGGTCACCGGCCACAGCTACATCGTGTACGGGCCGCTGCTCATGGGCGCGACCACGTTCATGTACGAGGGCGCGCCGACCTACCCGTACCCGAACCGCTGGTGGTCGCTGGTCGAGAAGTACGGCATCACCATCCTCTACACCGCGCCCACCGCCATCCGCGGCCTGATGCGCTTCGGCGAGTCGTGGCCGAACCGCCACGACCTCTCCACGCTCCGGCTGCTCGGCTCGGTGGGCGAGCCCATCAACCCCGAGGCGTGGAAGTGGTACCACCGCGTCATCGGCAAGGGCCGCTGCCCGGTGATGGACACGTGGTGGCAGACCGAGACCGGCATGTTCATGATCACGCCGGTCCCGACGCTCCCGCTGAAGCCCGGCTCGGCGGCGAAGCCGTTCTTCGGCCAGCAGGTCTCGATCCTCGACGACAACGGCAAGGCGGTCCCCGACGGCGAGGAGGGGTTCCTGGTGCTGGAGCGGCCCTGGCCGGCGATGGCCATGACCGTCTACAAGGACCCTGAACGGTTCGTGAAGACCTACTGGGAGAAGTACCCGGGCCGCTACATGGCCGGGGACGCCGCCAAGCGCGACGCCGACGGCTACTACTGGGTCATCGGCCGCACCGACGACGTCATCAAGGTCTCCGGCTACCGCCTCGGCACCGCCGAGATCGAGAGCGCCCTGGTGTCGCACCCGGCCATCGCCGAGGCGGCGGTGATCGGGCTGCCGCACGAGGTGAAGGGGCAGGCCATCCACTGCTACTGCCTGCTGCGCCAGGGCTTCAAGCCGAGCCCCGAGCTGGAGGACGAGGTGAAGCAGCACGTGGCGCAGCACCTCGGGCCCATCGTGCGGCCGGAGAAGGTGACGTTCGTGGACTCGCTGCCCAAGACGCGCTCCGGCAAGATCATGCGGCGCGTGCTCAAGGCGCGCGCCCAGGGGCTCCCCGAGGGCGACGTCTCCACGCTGGAGGAGTGA
- a CDS encoding AI-2E family transporter: MQTDLPLWRRPRTRLYALTALLWVMMLGVVALAWPVLLPFTLAGLAAYVIDPVIAGIARQRVAGRPVPRVAAVLVVYAVLGTLVWIAAVSILPAVYREAIRALLELRDFLASITPERVQEWTRAIDAFLQRYGIPLDVTPSTGGLDTPGGRFSVDLAAGMASALHDLTLALRGRVSDVVAFSRAILAGTIQTLFFVVLLFMLTAFISMDAPRILRWFETVVPSHWRADLRRLRAGIDAGLSGVVRGQLTIMVVNGILTLIGLLVLKVPFAFALGFLAFVLYIVPIFGTILSSVPIVLLALTGGGPTKALLALGWITVVHALEAYVLNPKIMGDAARIHPVLIVLALVVGERSFGIVGALLAVPVASVVVAVFRFLHRKQVELDERAAVPVVQSVSAAPGPAPSTPDQKGSPT, from the coding sequence ATGCAGACCGACCTGCCCCTCTGGAGGCGACCGCGCACCCGCCTCTACGCGCTCACCGCGCTGCTGTGGGTGATGATGCTGGGGGTGGTGGCGCTGGCGTGGCCGGTGCTGCTCCCGTTCACGCTGGCCGGGCTCGCCGCCTACGTCATCGACCCGGTCATCGCCGGGATCGCGCGCCAGCGCGTGGCCGGGCGGCCGGTCCCGCGCGTGGCGGCGGTGCTGGTCGTGTACGCGGTGCTGGGCACGCTCGTCTGGATCGCCGCGGTCTCGATCCTCCCGGCGGTCTACCGCGAGGCGATCCGCGCCCTGCTCGAGCTCCGGGACTTCCTCGCCTCGATCACGCCGGAGCGGGTGCAGGAGTGGACGCGCGCCATCGACGCGTTCCTGCAGCGCTACGGGATCCCGCTCGACGTCACGCCCTCGACCGGCGGGCTCGACACGCCCGGCGGGCGGTTCTCGGTCGACCTCGCCGCGGGGATGGCGAGCGCGCTGCACGACCTGACGCTCGCGCTGCGGGGCCGCGTCAGCGACGTGGTGGCGTTCTCGCGCGCCATCCTGGCCGGCACGATCCAGACGCTGTTCTTCGTGGTGCTGCTGTTCATGCTGACCGCGTTCATCTCGATGGACGCACCCCGCATCCTGCGCTGGTTCGAGACGGTGGTCCCCTCGCACTGGCGCGCCGACCTGCGCCGGCTCCGCGCCGGGATCGACGCCGGGCTGTCCGGCGTGGTGCGCGGGCAGCTCACCATCATGGTGGTGAACGGCATCCTCACGCTCATCGGCCTGCTGGTGCTGAAGGTGCCGTTCGCCTTCGCGCTCGGCTTCCTCGCCTTCGTCCTCTACATCGTGCCCATCTTCGGCACGATCCTCTCCTCCGTCCCCATCGTGCTCCTGGCGCTCACCGGCGGCGGGCCGACCAAGGCGCTGCTCGCGCTCGGCTGGATCACGGTGGTCCACGCGCTCGAGGCGTACGTCCTCAACCCGAAGATCATGGGCGACGCGGCCCGGATCCACCCGGTGCTCATCGTGCTGGCGCTGGTGGTGGGCGAGCGCAGCTTCGGGATCGTGGGCGCGCTGCTGGCGGTGCCGGTGGCGAGCGTGGTGGTCGCGGTCTTCCGCTTCCTGCACCGGAAGCAGGTCGAGCTGGACGAGCGCGCCGCCGTCCCGGTCGTCCAGAGCGTCTCCGCAGCGCCGGGACCGGCCCCGTCAACGCCGGACCAGAAAGGGAGCCCCACATGA
- a CDS encoding FKBP-type peptidyl-prolyl cis-trans isomerase: MKPIRIALLAALVLATAARAEDKKPAAPAAKPAPAAKAPADTDRALYSVGLAVAKSLDVFSLQPGELEKVIQGIRDGAAGKPKFQLDEKSQQQVNELARSRMSVTAEREKTKGAGYLDKMAKEKGAIKTASGAVVIPEKQGTGATPTATDKVKVHYEGKLVDGTVFDSSRKRNEPAEFPLNGVIKCWTEALQKMKVGGKAKVVCPAAIAYGEQGRPPVIPGNAVLTFDVELLDIVK, translated from the coding sequence ATGAAGCCGATCCGCATCGCCCTCCTCGCCGCCCTGGTGCTGGCCACCGCGGCGCGCGCCGAGGACAAGAAGCCGGCCGCGCCCGCGGCCAAGCCGGCCCCGGCCGCGAAGGCGCCGGCCGACACCGACCGCGCGCTGTACTCGGTCGGCCTGGCGGTGGCCAAGAGCCTGGACGTGTTCTCGCTGCAGCCGGGCGAGCTCGAGAAGGTGATCCAGGGCATCCGCGACGGCGCCGCCGGCAAGCCGAAGTTCCAGCTCGACGAGAAGTCGCAGCAGCAGGTGAACGAGCTGGCGCGCTCGCGCATGTCGGTCACCGCCGAGCGCGAGAAGACCAAGGGCGCCGGCTACCTCGACAAGATGGCGAAGGAGAAGGGCGCCATCAAGACCGCGTCCGGCGCGGTCGTGATCCCGGAGAAGCAGGGCACCGGCGCCACCCCCACCGCCACCGACAAGGTGAAGGTGCACTACGAGGGCAAGCTGGTGGACGGGACGGTGTTCGACTCCTCCCGCAAGCGCAACGAGCCGGCCGAGTTCCCGCTGAACGGCGTCATCAAGTGCTGGACCGAGGCGCTGCAGAAGATGAAGGTCGGCGGCAAGGCCAAGGTGGTCTGCCCGGCCGCCATCGCCTACGGCGAGCAGGGCCGCCCGCCGGTCATCCCCGGCAACGCCGTCCTGACGTTCGACGTCGAGCTGCTCGACATCGTGAAGTAG
- the yfcF gene encoding glutathione transferase, whose amino-acid sequence MTDDLVLYGNKGWTSPYVFSAFVTLKEKGLPFRMEVLDLQAGQHRRPEYTEPSSTGRVPALRHGDFWVAESSAIDEYLEEVFPPPAHARLYPADPRQRARVRMVQAFVRSDVLEVRMERSTATLFEGAAAKPLTPAGRVAAERLVAVAGRFLAPGAEHVAGEFTIADADLALLLQRLVHNGDPCPERLAVYAQRVFQRPSVREWLKQTAWRDR is encoded by the coding sequence ATGACCGACGACCTCGTCCTGTACGGCAACAAGGGCTGGACCAGCCCCTACGTCTTCTCCGCGTTCGTCACGCTGAAGGAGAAGGGGCTCCCCTTCCGCATGGAGGTGCTCGACCTGCAGGCGGGGCAGCACCGCCGGCCCGAGTACACCGAGCCCTCCTCCACCGGGCGCGTCCCGGCGCTCCGCCACGGCGACTTCTGGGTGGCGGAGTCCTCCGCCATCGACGAGTACCTGGAGGAGGTCTTCCCTCCGCCCGCCCATGCGCGGCTCTACCCCGCCGACCCGCGGCAGCGCGCCCGCGTCCGCATGGTGCAGGCGTTCGTGCGCAGCGACGTGCTCGAGGTGAGGATGGAGCGCTCCACCGCGACGCTGTTCGAGGGCGCGGCGGCGAAGCCGCTCACGCCCGCCGGCCGGGTGGCGGCCGAGCGCCTCGTGGCGGTGGCCGGCCGGTTCCTGGCGCCCGGCGCGGAGCACGTGGCCGGCGAGTTCACCATCGCGGACGCGGACCTCGCGCTGCTGCTGCAGCGGCTGGTCCACAACGGCGACCCCTGTCCGGAGCGGCTCGCGGTCTACGCGCAGCGGGTGTTCCAGCGCCCGTCCGTGCGCGAGTGGCTGAAGCAGACCGCCTGGCGCGACCGGTAG
- a CDS encoding pyridoxamine 5'-phosphate oxidase family protein, with amino-acid sequence MSDDPRATATLLARFRTALLATRGEDGHLRCRPMAMRHEVRGEEIWFATAPDSTKCRDLEHDPRCALVFFDPQDGTTVTVSGAGEVIRDRKLMTELWDPSWTRWFPAGPDPREVALLRVIPEHVERHDGTTGRLQVLFTAPPRKRAPARGKGG; translated from the coding sequence ATGTCCGACGATCCCCGCGCCACCGCCACCCTGCTCGCCCGCTTCCGCACCGCCCTGCTCGCCACCCGTGGCGAGGACGGGCACCTGCGCTGCCGGCCCATGGCCATGCGCCACGAGGTGCGCGGCGAGGAGATCTGGTTCGCCACCGCGCCGGACTCGACCAAGTGCCGCGACCTCGAGCACGACCCGCGCTGCGCGCTCGTCTTCTTCGACCCGCAGGACGGCACCACGGTCACGGTGTCGGGCGCCGGCGAGGTGATCCGCGACCGCAAGCTCATGACCGAGCTGTGGGATCCCTCGTGGACGCGCTGGTTCCCGGCCGGCCCGGACCCGCGCGAGGTGGCGCTGCTGCGCGTGATCCCGGAGCACGTCGAGCGGCACGACGGCACGACCGGACGGCTGCAGGTGCTGTTCACCGCGCCGCCGCGCAAGCGCGCGCCCGCCCGCGGCAAGGGCGGCTAG
- a CDS encoding methyl-accepting chemotaxis protein yields MRTRSHATTYALWGALFGVLFPVAGTVVEAASRPEYGLSAAGMVRAIGGTPLLWIIFTAPFFLGVLASFAGQRQDQLVAIESVRRDGFLKTASELFTAAQSLLSTVSSFSSMTAETAASVRETTATMGQLGQTATRAALTAETVIGLARQGERASSDGLQAVETGIGELAKLADEVRGLSQRIEALNGRMRDVFEISSVVGFVAERSQRLADQAGQVAQRAGAGADGFREVAGEMRQHAEDAKRASGQVRAILAEVHKAMLAAMTAAEVGIRRAEQGAQVASGTGDTIRRLASALRDSSQAAQEIAAVAQQQDHGIDQVLKAMNEIYLATQETMSTTHAVATEAKALNDLASGLKRAVEA; encoded by the coding sequence ATGCGCACCCGCAGCCACGCCACCACCTATGCCCTGTGGGGCGCGCTGTTCGGCGTCCTGTTCCCCGTCGCCGGCACGGTGGTCGAGGCGGCCAGCCGGCCCGAGTACGGGCTCAGCGCCGCCGGGATGGTCCGCGCCATCGGCGGCACCCCGTTGCTCTGGATCATCTTCACCGCGCCGTTCTTCCTGGGCGTGCTCGCGAGCTTCGCCGGCCAGCGACAGGACCAGCTCGTCGCGATCGAGTCGGTGCGCCGCGACGGCTTCCTGAAGACCGCCTCCGAGCTGTTCACCGCCGCGCAGTCGCTGCTCTCGACCGTCTCGTCGTTCTCGTCCATGACGGCCGAGACCGCCGCCTCGGTGCGGGAGACGACCGCCACCATGGGCCAGCTCGGCCAGACCGCCACCCGCGCGGCGCTCACCGCCGAGACGGTGATCGGCCTGGCGCGCCAGGGCGAGCGCGCCTCCTCCGACGGGCTGCAGGCGGTGGAGACGGGCATCGGCGAGCTGGCGAAGCTGGCGGACGAGGTGCGCGGGCTCTCGCAGCGCATCGAGGCGCTGAACGGGCGCATGCGCGACGTGTTCGAGATCTCGTCGGTGGTCGGGTTCGTGGCCGAGCGCTCGCAGCGGCTCGCCGACCAGGCCGGGCAGGTGGCGCAGCGGGCCGGCGCGGGCGCCGACGGGTTCCGCGAGGTCGCCGGCGAGATGCGGCAGCACGCCGAGGACGCGAAGCGCGCGTCGGGCCAGGTGCGCGCCATCCTGGCCGAGGTGCACAAGGCGATGCTGGCCGCCATGACCGCCGCCGAGGTGGGGATCCGGCGCGCCGAGCAGGGGGCGCAGGTGGCGAGCGGCACCGGGGACACCATCCGGCGCCTCGCCTCGGCGCTGCGCGACTCGTCGCAGGCCGCGCAGGAGATCGCGGCGGTCGCCCAGCAGCAGGACCACGGGATCGACCAGGTGCTGAAGGCGATGAACGAGATCTACCTGGCCACCCAGGAGACCATGAGCACCACGCACGCCGTGGCGACCGAGGCCAAGGCGCTCAACGACCTCGCCTCCGGGCTGAAGCGGGCCGTCGAGGCGTAG